The DNA region cttccactgtcacatcaaagatatgctcagcttgttaaggtattgtgtcaaagACACTTTACTAGCAAGTCTTTTCAGGGGAAACTTCGAGAAGCGTGCTcgcttggggaagcgtgcacgcgcgctaCAAGAACTCTATATAAATGGGGTTCAAGCATCGACGAAGGTACACGATATACACTATTTGTGCTACAGTGTTCATTCTTGTTGCTCAGCCTTCTACATCATcgtcgatgactgacttgagcatcggaggactaACATCAGGGACTCCTTCCCTGGCTTGGCACTGACATCATCTATTTTACAGGGCAGAGCAGAGTCTACGGACGATCAGCGGGACCTCAACATCCCCAattttccatctcatcgactttcggaaaggatcaatatttttttttttattttgttgttatggTTGATGTTGCTATTTTTAGGCAATGTGggaatttttaattgattttcgtataaattttatatattttgttgTCACTTCAACAATCTATGTGATTTACATTCACATATCATCCACCGTCCATTTCACATCGACTAATGGTGTGGATTTACGCTGCTCCACAACAGCTCTATGTCACAAGATGATGTCTCTATTAAGTCCCACTTGCACCCGATCTATCTCCATCTACTCCTCTAAGCTTTGCAAATCTCGAGTTCTTTAGGTTAGAATCTCCCGCGTAATCCTTCACTCGATTGACCCTTCTCTAATTTCTGGCTTCGAATCCTCATTTGATTGTTCTAAAATCACTTCAAATTTGTGCAAGAATTTGTAGATTGACTGCTTGATTCTGCTACAATATTTGGAAGAGGGAAGGGCGGTAAGGGGTTAGGCAAGGGTAGAGCACCACTCCAAAATGCTCCATGACAATATCCAAGGCATCACTAAGTCGTTGATCTGGTGCCTAGCCAAGAGGGGCTACGTCAAGTGCATCAGTGGGCTCATCTATGAGGAGACTCACGGAGTCCTCAAGAACGTGACCTACACAGAGCACGCCCGGAGGAAGATCGTCAATGCTATGGATGTCGTCTATGCGTTGAAGAGGCAAGGAAGGACTCTATATGGTTTAGGTGATTAATTAGGCATGCATCTTCTCTATAGAGAGGAGTTGAATCAAATGTTATGAGAGCTGCAAGGGTAGAATGTTGTAATATGTTTTGAATatgattatatttttttctcataTGAACAAGTGCCTCAGATGGAGTTCTCGGACGTTTGTAAACCACTGTAAATTCATgactaaaaaattcatttttatatgtattattttatgaatgatttaaaataattttatgtttaCACCGATTGAAGTTAACTCCAAATTTATAATTTCATCAATGATTTCATCAGTCGTTTCAAAATGCTTCTAAAATCATTACTTTTGAGAAACCAATATGCTTGACATTaggattagttcaaaattatttttatatttaacgaCTTCAAGAGCGGTTCATAATCGTTcttaaattcttagttttaaaAGTGGTGTGAAACTACTTGAATGTTCATGATTTGTAAGAACAATTGAAAACTATATATTTTAAAAACGCTCTTATATCCAAGGTATATAGGAGTGgtttaaaggattttaaagtGATTTGAACTGTTCATAAATTTATAGTTAAAGAAGTGGTTTGAAATCATTATTATATACACAACATGTTAAGGTTGATTTCAAATCAtatctataaaaaaataataagaatgattttctaatttataccAACGGTTGTAAAAATAGTTTCTATAGAATATAGGAGcggcaataaaaaaaatatttttataaccaTGATAGAAATATAGAAGTAAAGTAAAAAAACGATATATagaggtgtttttttttttttatagtgcgTGAGGATGGATACCTTAAAATTAAGATCCACTCTACTTTTTTTCTTGACCACTTCGGCTACGGCTAGATTACCGATCTCTTTTACTCACATGGCTCTTTTATATTATCTCCCGATTAGTTATGAAAATTCAATTTAGTACACGTAGCAAATcaagttgattgaaatatatGGCCATGTGGGTGCATGATTGAGCTTAGATTATCGATCCTCACGTCATTAAACATTAATAAAATGGGGCAATCATCCCCGTCTTTCTTtctctttaaagaaatatatattgTCTTCGAACCTTTGTCCCACTTGGTTGGACACATTAATATATGGCCTTTAATTTTAATCCTATCCTCGTGGAACACATTTCTATTGCCTTTTTCCTTTTAAATGTTTTACCTTGTCAACATCTCAATTTTCTCTTCCAACAACGGCATCTCAAGATTTATCAAAGgcttataaaattaaaaaatctttaaaaaaaacgtttataattatataaaaatgatttagagtttttaattaaatgcagatttgaatttttactttttttttcctaAAGGTGGAGCTTtccaaataatttaaaaataaattatttgataaaaaatttaattataatattttattttataaataggtagtaataattaaaatggtactttttcttttaaaaataaatatatttgagataagttttaaaaatatacaaataactataattaaaattataagtaaattaaatattaaatataaattataaattaaattaaaaatcataaatttattaatttattaatttattaattataaattataaataaattaaattaaagatcataattaattaaaaaatcaaatgaaaattatatagagatattaaataaaaataataataaataaagatatgtGATTTATAATGTAAGacgtaaaaaaaattatatgaaggTTTTTTAATTGTTGAGAGAATAGTAAATTTTTATACTTGTGatgtatattaaaaattataaaaaatttattgagaGATTTAAGATCTAAGAGATTTTTATATTTATGATGTGGCATTGACATGATATATtagaaactaaaaaaaattattaagagaTTTAATGATTGAAGATGCCCTCAATCATTAATAATCATCCTTTGATATCATTAGTATTCAGTCCCTACTGTGCTCTTAAATGACCCACCTTGAGTAGGTGGTGCGGTTATTCGGACTGCAAGCTATGAGCACCAATGTCAACGTTAATGTCCGAGCTAATTACAgtaaatttgaaaatttcttttgtCATCACCGCTGCTCCTGGGCTACAGCCCGAGTAGGCCTGTACGTGACTCTACCATTGGGTGTGGCCGAGTAAAGGTGAACGGTCAATCCGTCAAATCGATCAATCCACTTACATCGATCTGATCTGAACCGAAAAAAAAATAATCGGTCGGACATAGAGCCAGATGTAAGATCCTAATATTGTATTATCTGATATAGTAGgatcggatagttttttatcctaataaccgaaccaacccgatccgatcacccctacttgtagcaactaatgttgataagctgctacacattgtaatagttatttccgattagttgctataacgtgtaatgagtaatgtctattatcatttttaaaaaaaaaatatttttttgttatatttatatttatattttatatttcattggatatagggtcggatatccaaataactgacaacccgtcgGATATATGAAATATAAAAACTGTCGGATATAAGGCCGGATGTAGGTCTCAATtttacattatctgatctagtaggatCGAATAATTTTTTACCCTAATAATCAAACCAATCTGATATATGATCACCCCTATGACTGAGTGTAAAAGTGTCCGAGCAAATAACATTCTCAAGTGCTCAAATGTTCGGGTCCGAGTTGATTACAAGTGTCGAACGATTATCCAAACTCGAATGGAAGCTCAACTCATTTGGTCTTGAAGTAATGAGCGTGGATTTTTTGATCTGCAAAATAGAAATTAGAAGATGAATCACTCTTCAACATTATAAAAATTAGGAAGACCTACTTTACATTCACAATTTCACGCACGACAACTCTATTATATCATTCATTAAAAGTAGGACCACTTCTTTCCCACGCATCCCAAGAAACGTGTAATGGTTCCTACTTCCTACCATAAGGAAGAGGTGGGACCCACTCTAAGGTTTCGAGCACCCTTACCAGAAGGTGGGACCCACttttctaaaaagaaataaatgtaTGGGTTGTCTGTTAGGGCATCCATTCGGAGCTCCAATTACAGACGTGACGCTGCGCGCGCTCCCTCCGCCTTTAGTACCATgcctttaaattttattaatattaaatgatttttttaaaaaaaaattaaaatatttttaaaaatatgcgTAGCAGTTTGAATAACAATTAATTTTTAACCATTattcaattattaatttttattttttacttaaaattttttttctataaatatattcttaatattttattttcagtatcaTTTTCTCAACTCTCTACTTCTTTCAAtcactaaaatattttttatttattctaaatgattaaaaatttagatcaaGCTATGCTCCGTGAATTCTGAAAAAATGAATTGACAAAAGATACAGAAAATATTGATGAACAAAGAATGATTCAACTATATGAGTAGCGATAAATGGTAAATCAAAATTCTTCTAAGAGAATACAGAGGAGAAAGTATTTGAATTAAGATCGTGAAGTTAGGTATTCTTATCTTTTTAATGATTACTTCTCTGCTGAGCTGGTATATTCTGATGACATATTATAACGTCAATTCCAAATGTAAATAAAGTTATTCCTTTATATGGTCAATGTATTGaacaattatttaaaatattttcaatggaaAGTCGATGCGATAGTAAAAAACAAGGTTTATCACCACTTCAGAAATGCACGGTGGCTATTCATTAATTGGCTTATGGAGTCACTGGTGATCATTATGATGAGTACCTACGGATTGCTGAAATAACACTGCAATTTCTGTCAATGTATAATCGAAGTGTTTGAGGCCCAATATTTGAGAAAACCTAATGTTGTTGATATCCAATACTTGCTTGAAATGCATGAGTAGAGATACAACTTCCTTGTCATGTTGTAGTATTGATTGAATGCTTTGGCAATGAAAAAATTGCTCCGTCACTTGGAAATGCTAGTTTACTTAGAGAGATCATGGTGTCCCAATAATTATATTTGAAACAGTCATATCTGTAGACTTGTGCATATGACACACCCTTTTTAGGATTGCAAGGTTGTGTAATAATATCAACATGTTTAGCGAATCATCTTTATTCAACGTCTTACAAGTAAATGCACCATAGGTTAATTTTACGATTAACAATATACAAAAGGATATTGAATGGCTACAAAATACCTTACGAATCATCTTTATTCATCTAGATGACCGATGAAATCTATCTAGGATAGGCTACTTTCATGAAAAGTTTTCCGTATCCTAGGATTCcaagataaaaatattttaagaaacgAAAAAGGTCACGGGAAAGGATGTCGAATGGGCATTTGTGGTGCTCCAATCTCAATGGGCAATGATCAAAGGTCCAAAACGATTTTGGTACAAAGATAATTTGAAGGACATAATGTGTCCAAGCATTATTTTGCATAATATACCTATTAAGAATGAGAGAGGTGTATTAGTTAATTGCTCAGATGATGAATGAGATCCTCCATCACAAATATTTCAAGGCTTCATCCAAGaatataatttcaaaaatatcttcGAAGAAATTGCGAGTAACATGATAATCAATTGCATCATCAACTTCTAATCGACTTGGTTGAATATACCTGACCACCCTACGGTTGTAATcagtgaaaaaaatattttattaattacgATATATGTAaggaaatatttatataatttttttaattattaatgttattccAGTTAACAAtttaagaatttaaattttaatagaaaaagagattagaaatatatatatatatatatatatatatatttgttgatAGTAGAGAGTTATgtgcaatttttttttacttttaactaGGTACAAATATGGCAACAAGGAAGCTCTCAGGGGTCAGCCCAGATCCTCTGGATCGTAAAAAGCGGTCCAGGGGATGGTCCCTTGATCTGGATTGGTGGGAATGAATGGTCCCCACTTATTTTATGAATGGAGATCATCCCTTGAATCAATCCAAACCAAGGGACCATCTCCTGGATCACTTTTTACGGTCTAGAGGATCTGCCCTCCTCAGGGGTTCCCATGACTATGGATGCCCTTAAACACCATTTCATTCAGAAGGAAGGTCATCGCTCGAGCAGCGTAAGATCTTGACTAATATTATAGCATCTTCACTCTTCAGCACTGTAGTATCTCTGTTATAAGGGGATACACTTTTGATGCAGGTGCATTTTTGGGAAAGAGACGGAGAGGAATGACGATGGTACATGTGTGCCCTTAGATGATGAGGTGCGGCCCTTGAAAAAGCATAATCCCTTGCAAGAGAGGTATCGTTATTCTTACAAGGGAGATTTTTTTCTCTACTGTCTCCTATGTTTTACTTTCTTTTTTAATTATACTACTTTGGGGCATTCCGATGATTTAGATATCGGAGAGATCTCGTTGGAGTAACTTTTGACGAGCCCTTGACGCATATTAATTTTTTGTAAAGTCGACTAGGAGGAGAAAATTTCGGCATCATCATCCTACGGTGTGCGAAGTAAATTTTTACCACATCATCCTTAATTACTATTATTGTGTGTGTCTCTTTGGATGAATCTAGTAGTTAACTTATAAGGTATTGTTATCTTAAGATCTAGGATTTAAATCTcgataaaatcgagataaatCTTTCCCTTATGtattagtcactattctaaagatTAGTAATCGTTCATAATTTATCTTTTTCGTGTTGATCCTAGGACGAGCGAACCCTTTTTTtaccatcattattattattgtgcgtGTTAAATTTATTATCGAGTGTCTTAAGACATGCCACCCAAGGGCACATTTGGGTTTTGGAATTTCTCATAGAGCACGTCATAATTTTATATTGCACAGATGGCGCATTTCTttcttaaaatatcttttttagcatttttttaaagaataaaaaaaatacgtCAGTCAATCGTACAGGCCAGAAGGATCATGCGGCTTGCCCAACAGCCTAGCCACTCGGCTACGTAGCGGCCACACAACCAAGCTGGGTTGCATAGCGATTTGATCGTCTGACCGCACGGTCATCTTGACTACTCAACTTGAGCATCGTATCATCATCGATGGATTCGACACtttttatttaacttttttttttacttttcgttTAAGTGCTTCTGCGCGTGCGTACGGCCCTTTGAACTTCACGCCGGCACGAGGCCATGATTATTCAGGAATCTCTTGCTTTAATTTGAACCCATAATTTGATATTAAATTTGTCGGCCCACTTCGCAACGAGTTAACTCGGTGGAGGCCCATCATGCATTTCACAACCCACAGACGGGAAATTGGGCTGAATCAAGCGTTCATTGCAGCCCGCCAAACGGGTCGGTTGGACCGAAGTTTCTACGACCCTCCTCCGATCGATCTCCGGCACTATCCCTGAACGCGTCCTCGGAAACCAATGCACTCCGGCCGCTTCCCTGCCTTCTCCCTGCCGACTGCAGCCGCGCGGGGAGGCAGAAAAGGTGTGGTCGCCATGTCGTCCACCTCCACGCCTAGCAACCGTCAGGGGTTGAGGGAGGAGGCAGAGACGGACTCCTCCTCCTTGTCTTCTTCCTTCGCCACCGCCGCTGTGTACTACCATAACCGGACGAAGCACTCGCTGACGGAGGGGTACGCCCGCGGCCCGCGCGGACTCGACTGGGCTAACCAGCCCAATCCTTTTCTCCGATTCCTCGGTTCCCCGGTCCTTCCCCTTCTCCACCTTCCCCCTCAACCCGGCGACTCTCCTCTCTACCGTTCGCTCTTCTCCTCCTTCCCCCCACCGCAGCCCTTCGCCCATGATTCCGTCTCTCGCCTCCTCTACGACTCCCTTTCCCTCTCCGCCTGGAAGTCCACCGGCCTCTCCACTTGGTCCCTCCGCGTCAATCCCTCCAGCGGCAACCTCCATCCCACCGAATCCCACCTTCTCTCCCCTCCGATTCCCTTTCCGGAGAGTCAAAAAGGTGCCTCATTTCCTTTTTCCTCCTCCCCTTTCCTCGCCCACTACTCCCCCAAAGACCACTCCCTCCAGCTCCGCGCCTCCGTGGAGCTGCCGGGCCTCCCATTGGACGGCCGCTTCCTCATCCTCGCCTTCTCCTCCATCATCTGGCGCGAGGCTTGGAAGTATGGCGAACGCGCGTTCCGCTACTGCAACCACGACGTCGGGCATGCCCTCGCGGCCGCCGCTATCTCCGCAGCTTCCCTCGGTTGGGACGCCCGCCTCCTCGATGGCCTCGGCCACGACGACCTCGGCCGCTTCCTCGGCCTCGACCGCTCCGATTCCCTGCCGCCCGACCCACTCCCTGACTGCCCCACCCGCGGCCGTCTCCCCTGGGTCGAGGCGCAGCACCCCGACTGTGCCCTCTTGATATTCCCCTTCGCTGAGACGCCGCCTTCTGTCGATTACGCTGCGCTGGCGTCGTCTTTCTCCCGTTTCCCATCGCTTTCTTGGCTCGGGAAACCTAATTCTCTCAGCAAGGATCACGTTTGCTGGGACGTGATCTACAAGACGGCCGAGGCCGTCAAGAAACCGCCGACGTACGCTGCAGGATTCTCCGTGAACCCATTTCATAAGAGTGCTCTCATATCGCCGGACGTCTACAAGGATCTTACTGTACGAGAGGTGGTGAGGAGGCGGCGCAGTGCGGTCGATATGGACGGCGTTCATGTGATGGAGAGGGACACCTTCTATCAAATCTTGCTGCACTGCCTTCCTTCCGGAGCATCGGAGCCAGGGGAGAAGCAAGGGAAGCAATTGGCACTTCCGTTCAGAGTCCTCACCTGGGACGCAGAGGTCCATGCAGCTCTGTTTGTCCACCGGGTACGGGACTTGCCAAAGGGATTGTACTTCTTGGTGCGAAATGAGGAGCATCTTGATCGTCTCAAGAAGGCAATGAGGTCGGAGTTTGAATGGGACAAGCCAGAGGGTTGCCCTGCGATGCTTCCGCTGTACCGGCTGGCACGAGGAGATTGCGGAGAGCTATCTAAACAGCTTTCTTGCCACCAGGTATGTCTTATTTCATAATTTATACTCTTCGTACATGAACATTATAGAGAAAATCTGATTGTACATATGTTTGAGATAGTATGAATATGTatttagacgatcaataaatgtttcaattaaactatatgaaaatataataaatatacaCATCAAACGAAAAAGAGTTCAATAATCAAtagcgtaaaaggatccatatatcTAGTGGGGTAAGAGttgattgtcattgttattgTTTGCATTCGCTAAGGTTGGGAATCGAATTTTATTATGATACCACCAATACAAGGCCACTGAAAGGTAATCCTATGTTATTCATGTATCGTACTAAGTTATGTTATTGGAAAGTGTTGTTCTACGTAGAGAAATTGTAAGAGAAATACTTGGTTATTTAATCAATGTTTGTTTATTTAGCAAATTGAGCAGATTGATTGATCTGAGCTTTGTTAGTGTAGGACATTGCCTCAGATGGGTGTTTTAGTCTTGGCATGGTTGCTCGTTTTGAGCCAATTTTGCACGAAAAAGGTGCTTGGATGTATCCTCGCCTGTTCTGGGAGACTGGAGTTCTGGGTCAAGTATTGTACCTCGAAGCACATGCAGTTGGTATATCGGCTACTGGAATTGGTTGCTACTTTGACGATGGAGGTATGTTCTTGTTAGATGTTATATTAGTTTTTTGTATACCTGAGTGTTTTGTATTCCATGGCATTTAGTTGTCTCTTCAATCTATTTGAATTTAGTTCATGGATTATTGAAGATATCACAAAAATGGTTAGAGTGACTACAGAATTAGATACTGAAACCAATTTGATTTAGTTCTAGAAAAATCGTTATGGTGAGTTTTAAACAAGTAAATGAGGTATCTTAATCACTCTTCAGCTAAAGTTATAATTCTGGATGGAATTTTGGTGAATATTTTAGAACTCTAGAAATATATTTTGAGCTACTCAAGCCATGTTTATGCTATCACTCACTAAAATTACCTGGGATCTTGCATTTTGCAGTTCACGAGGTTCTTGGACTGGAAGGCTTGGAGTTTCAAAGCCTTTACCACTTCACCATCGGCAAGCCAGTGGTCGATAAGCGAATTATGAGTCTCCCTGCATATCCTGGCCCTGGAATAGATGCATAAACATATTTCAAAGCTTGTGTAGCAAAACCTGGAGTACTTGGGGCAAGGACTGCTAGTGAGCCCATTGATGATCTTGTATAGTGACAGATGTAATGTTGAACAAAGGATCATaagattttgtttttctttaccATTACAAATTATGAAAAGAAAGATTCAGATGATTGACCTTCAAGTGTTGAATTTGATAAATGTAGAAAAATAACAACAAAATTCTTTACAAGAAAATACTAAGTAATTAGAACAAGTCTGCCTGAAGCAGCAGAATTGGCATTGTCACTTCATTTGGCAGTCTATTTGCATGTCAATGTGATTAGGAAAATGAGACCCTTCTCAAACTGCTGATGTTAGATGGAGACGATATGGTGGAAGATGAACCTTTGATGGAGACCTTGAGTTGACTCGGTAGAAACATTAGGGAAGCATCGTTAAACAGGTTCTCCAGAAGAACCGTCTGTTTCTGAGGATTCTGGAAATACATTGCACAATGTGAGATTGCCAGTAGGAATTTTTTTCTGAAGTAATAAAATCACATTACCTGTCTGTAAAAAGAATGAACTATTAattgaaagagaagaagaagacttagGCTTGGTTTAAGGAACGAATAAGAAAGATATGATTTCACTTTCCAATTAATTTTCTTGTTCTAAGTACTCCATATGTATAttcgaaagaaaaattattttacctGCATTTTGTTCCTAAGGATTAATTGCTCCCATCAAATCTAATTCTTGAACATTTTGATCAAAGTAAAGGAATTGCCAAGGTACAATATAGAAACTCATATTGTCTGACAGACGCTTAGCATGTAGGAAAAAGATAGTCT from Zingiber officinale cultivar Zhangliang chromosome 4B, Zo_v1.1, whole genome shotgun sequence includes:
- the LOC121976961 gene encoding uncharacterized protein LOC121976961; its protein translation is MHSGRFPAFSLPTAAARGGRKGVVAMSSTSTPSNRQGLREEAETDSSSLSSSFATAAVYYHNRTKHSLTEGYARGPRGLDWANQPNPFLRFLGSPVLPLLHLPPQPGDSPLYRSLFSSFPPPQPFAHDSVSRLLYDSLSLSAWKSTGLSTWSLRVNPSSGNLHPTESHLLSPPIPFPESQKGASFPFSSSPFLAHYSPKDHSLQLRASVELPGLPLDGRFLILAFSSIIWREAWKYGERAFRYCNHDVGHALAAAAISAASLGWDARLLDGLGHDDLGRFLGLDRSDSLPPDPLPDCPTRGRLPWVEAQHPDCALLIFPFAETPPSVDYAALASSFSRFPSLSWLGKPNSLSKDHVCWDVIYKTAEAVKKPPTYAAGFSVNPFHKSALISPDVYKDLTVREVVRRRRSAVDMDGVHVMERDTFYQILLHCLPSGASEPGEKQGKQLALPFRVLTWDAEVHAALFVHRVRDLPKGLYFLVRNEEHLDRLKKAMRSEFEWDKPEGCPAMLPLYRLARGDCGELSKQLSCHQDIASDGCFSLGMVARFEPILHEKGAWMYPRLFWETGVLGQVLYLEAHAVGISATGIGCYFDDGVHEVLGLEGLEFQSLYHFTIGKPVVDKRIMSLPAYPGPGIDA